CAACAGGGCGTCACTCGCGGGCTTGCCATCCGACCGGGTCGCATTCGTGCAGGGCGACATCGCGGACGCCGAGCTGGTCGATTCGCTGTTCGCCGAGACGGATGCCGTGGTGCACTACGCCGCCGAGTCGCACAACGACAACTCGCTGCACGACCCGCGCCCGTTCCTCGACACGAACATCATCGGCACCTACGTGCTGCTCGAGGCCGCGCGCAAGCACGACGTGCGCTTCCACCACATCTCCACCGACGAGGTCTACGGCGACCTCGAGCTCGACGATCCGGAGCGGTTCACCGCGACCACGCCTTACAACCCGTCATCGCCGTACTCGTCGACCAAAGCCGGCTCCGACCTGCTGGTGCGCGCCTGGGTGCGCTCGTTCGGGTTGCGCGCCACGATCTCGAACTGCTCGAACAATTACGGTGCATTCCAGCACGTGGAGAAGTTCATCCCCCGTCAGATCACGAACGTCATCCGCGGCATCCGCCCCAAGCTGTACGGTGCGGGCCTCAACGTGCGCGACTGGATCCATGCCGACGACCACTCGTCCGCAGTGCTGCGGATCCTGGACGCCGGCCGCATCGGCGAGACCTACCTGATCGGCGCCGACGGCGAGAAGGACAATCGGTCGGTGATCG
Above is a genomic segment from Microbacterium sp. W4I4 containing:
- the rfbB gene encoding dTDP-glucose 4,6-dehydratase — protein: MRLLVTGGAGFIGSNFVHHVVEHTDHHVTVLDKLTYAGNRASLAGLPSDRVAFVQGDIADAELVDSLFAETDAVVHYAAESHNDNSLHDPRPFLDTNIIGTYVLLEAARKHDVRFHHISTDEVYGDLELDDPERFTATTPYNPSSPYSSTKAGSDLLVRAWVRSFGLRATISNCSNNYGAFQHVEKFIPRQITNVIRGIRPKLYGAGLNVRDWIHADDHSSAVLRILDAGRIGETYLIGADGEKDNRSVIELILTLMGQPSDAYDHVTDRAGHDLRYAIDSSKLRDELGWTPQYADFEKGLAATIDWYRTNEDWWAPAKDATEARYAAQSVVERGSAATETKRDHGETA